From a region of the Thermus caldilimi genome:
- a CDS encoding Nif3-like dinuclear metal center hexameric protein, whose amino-acid sequence MNRDELVRYLDTYLRLKDFPQDLSLNGLQVEGKKEVRKVGAAVDAAEALFQKALEEGVDFLLVHHGLFWGKPFPIVGHHKRRLELLFQGGINLYAAHLPLDAHPEVGNNHELARALGLVELEPFDVGVKGRFPLPTPLVQVADMLGQLTGMQPLVHQGGKGLVETVTIISGGAAGLVSWVEADLFVTGEPKHTVFHETFERGLNVIYAGHYDTEAFGVKALARHLEARFGLPWVFLDHPTGL is encoded by the coding sequence ATGAACCGGGATGAGCTGGTGCGCTACTTGGACACGTACCTGCGCCTGAAGGACTTCCCCCAGGACCTCTCCTTAAACGGCCTACAGGTGGAGGGGAAGAAGGAGGTGCGCAAGGTGGGGGCGGCAGTGGACGCCGCCGAGGCCCTCTTCCAGAAGGCCCTCGAGGAGGGGGTGGACTTCCTCCTGGTCCACCACGGGCTTTTCTGGGGCAAACCCTTTCCCATCGTGGGCCACCACAAGCGCCGCCTGGAGCTCCTCTTCCAAGGGGGCATCAACCTCTATGCCGCCCACCTTCCCCTGGACGCCCACCCTGAGGTGGGCAACAACCACGAGCTGGCCCGGGCTCTGGGCCTGGTGGAGCTGGAGCCCTTCGACGTGGGGGTGAAAGGGCGGTTTCCCCTTCCCACTCCCTTGGTCCAGGTGGCGGATATGCTGGGCCAGCTCACCGGGATGCAGCCCTTGGTCCACCAAGGGGGCAAAGGCCTGGTGGAAACGGTAACCATCATATCCGGCGGGGCGGCGGGGCTGGTAAGCTGGGTGGAGGCCGACCTCTTCGTCACCGGGGAACCCAAGCATACCGTCTTCCACGAAACCTTTGAGCGGGGCCTCAACGTCATCTACGCCGGCCACTACGACACCGAGGCCTTCGGGGTCAAGGCCCTGGCCCGCCACCTGGAAGCCCGCTTCGGCCTGCCCTGGGTCTTCCTGGACCACCCCACGGGGCTATGA
- a CDS encoding roadblock/LC7 domain-containing protein, with product MVEQALQELKATKGVRVAALLSEDGFVVEEAREADAPEASLLSARAATVLGTAKALAQTLGQEGVEEVMVEYPEGALLLMPLPGYHLLLLLDSVRSLGRVRLALKRAVPKLEEALR from the coding sequence ATGGTGGAGCAAGCCCTACAGGAACTCAAGGCCACCAAGGGGGTACGGGTGGCCGCCCTCCTCAGCGAGGACGGGTTCGTGGTGGAAGAGGCCCGGGAAGCGGATGCCCCGGAGGCCAGCCTTCTTTCCGCCCGGGCTGCCACGGTCCTGGGCACCGCCAAAGCCCTGGCCCAGACCCTGGGCCAGGAAGGGGTGGAGGAGGTCATGGTAGAGTACCCCGAGGGGGCCTTGTTACTGATGCCCCTTCCTGGCTATCACCTGCTCCTTCTCCTGGACAGCGTGAGAAGCCTGGGGCGGGTACGCCTAGCCTTGAAAAGGGCTGTACCCAAGTTGGAGGAGGCGCTTAGATGA
- a CDS encoding PP2C family protein-serine/threonine phosphatase: protein MRLAPRYSVAAVSHVGRRQNNEDFHRVMRLEVPQGNLFLLAVADGMGGMEAGEWASKVAIEALSEAVRAYAEHLKGGRPAVGLSKVMEKAFTLAARWVEKEAERLGKKGMGTTLTAFLYADWLKEGVVGHIGDSRAYHLTPKGLKRLTEDHSWVAERLREGVLTRTEAERHPYRNVLTRALGLPEARFDLTEVRLGPGEGVLLVTDGLYGLVPEEEWILGKDLQASLEGLLAEALRRGGDDNVTAVALRVE, encoded by the coding sequence ATGCGCCTTGCTCCCCGGTACAGCGTGGCCGCGGTCTCCCATGTGGGCCGGCGCCAGAACAACGAGGACTTCCACCGGGTGATGCGCCTCGAGGTTCCCCAGGGCAACCTCTTTCTCCTGGCGGTGGCCGACGGCATGGGAGGGATGGAGGCAGGGGAGTGGGCCAGCAAGGTGGCCATAGAGGCCCTTTCCGAGGCGGTGCGGGCCTATGCGGAGCACCTGAAGGGAGGCCGGCCAGCGGTGGGCCTCTCTAAGGTGATGGAGAAGGCCTTCACCCTGGCGGCCAGGTGGGTGGAGAAGGAGGCAGAAAGGCTTGGGAAGAAGGGTATGGGCACCACCCTCACCGCCTTCCTCTATGCGGACTGGCTCAAGGAGGGGGTGGTGGGGCACATCGGGGACTCCCGGGCCTACCACCTCACCCCCAAGGGGCTTAAGCGGCTCACCGAGGATCACTCCTGGGTGGCGGAGCGCTTGAGGGAAGGGGTTCTGACCCGCACGGAGGCCGAGCGCCATCCCTACCGCAACGTCCTCACCCGGGCCCTAGGCCTGCCGGAGGCCCGCTTTGACCTCACGGAGGTGCGCTTGGGTCCGGGGGAAGGGGTGCTTTTGGTGACGGATGGGCTTTACGGCCTGGTGCCCGAGGAGGAGTGGATCTTGGGCAAGGACCTGCAGGCGAGCCTCGAGGGCCTCCTGGCCGAGGCTTTGCGCCGGGGTGGGGACGACAACGTCACCGCCGTGGCCTTACGGGTGGAGTGA
- a CDS encoding protein kinase domain-containing protein, which translates to MQGLLAFLLILLTAALASRLTPWALWFLLLLLSGAAWATGARAEVVFPWLLMGLGLLASPRVYLGPRRRIQRRSRTQGRASSGSKTTEEARALEKQYEILEKVGVGGMATVYKAKDRKTGRLVALKVPQERFVGDPRFVRRFHREAEVLAKMDHPNIVKVYDHGQVDGVHFIAMEYLEGEGLDKLIEERRLSLKQAAAILARVADALKHIHAQGIVHRDIKPGNIMVLKGALREDGVDPRGVRLMDFGIAAGKVLTRLTITGARIGTPVYMSPEQAKGQKLDHRSDIYSLGIVLYEALTGQPPFTGGYETVIHQQIFQVPTPPKQLRPEIPQVLSDLVLKMLEKDPAKRPSLDEVIQGLSGSWEEEQGLPHPFYLLLGVEAKKGTVRLLDPSGTPARLLSGIGSGPGYFPAPPLSVAADGEGGIWISVFEHGARLLHRFSPEGELLLSAGPYGMKPGEFLFPVALAVANGSLFVLDSETATVSRLDLKGQYQERFGGQGPGRGTFQDPKALAATPEFLFVLDYGNRQVQRLALDGRYLSRYAFRRSKESEELRLLGGVGVEGERLYLYDVEAAKVRVLDLAGSLLASYPLPLLEGEDRMSLVELLPFGDILYAARRGASRIHRIDLKTGEVLPPLEVYAPVRALALWRNPA; encoded by the coding sequence ATGCAGGGGCTTCTGGCCTTCCTCCTGATTCTCCTCACCGCAGCCTTGGCCTCCCGCCTTACCCCTTGGGCCCTATGGTTCCTCCTGCTCCTCCTCTCGGGAGCTGCCTGGGCCACGGGGGCCCGGGCGGAGGTGGTTTTCCCCTGGCTGCTTATGGGCCTGGGGTTGCTGGCCTCACCCCGGGTCTACCTGGGTCCCCGGCGGAGGATCCAAAGGCGTTCCCGTACCCAGGGACGGGCCTCCTCCGGTTCCAAGACCACGGAGGAGGCCCGGGCTCTGGAAAAGCAGTACGAGATCCTGGAAAAGGTGGGCGTGGGGGGCATGGCCACCGTGTACAAGGCCAAGGATAGGAAAACCGGCCGCCTGGTGGCCCTCAAGGTTCCCCAGGAACGCTTTGTGGGCGACCCCCGCTTCGTGCGCCGCTTCCACCGGGAAGCGGAGGTCCTGGCCAAGATGGACCATCCCAACATCGTCAAGGTCTACGACCATGGCCAGGTGGATGGGGTGCACTTCATCGCCATGGAGTACCTGGAGGGGGAGGGTCTGGACAAGCTCATCGAGGAAAGGCGCCTTTCCCTGAAGCAGGCGGCGGCCATCCTCGCCCGGGTGGCCGATGCCCTTAAGCACATCCACGCCCAGGGCATCGTCCACCGGGACATCAAGCCGGGGAACATCATGGTGCTCAAGGGGGCCCTCAGGGAGGATGGCGTGGACCCCAGGGGGGTGCGGCTCATGGACTTTGGCATCGCCGCTGGCAAGGTGCTCACCCGTCTCACCATCACCGGGGCCCGCATCGGCACCCCGGTCTACATGAGCCCAGAGCAGGCCAAGGGCCAGAAGCTGGACCACCGCTCGGACATCTACTCCCTGGGCATCGTTCTCTACGAGGCCTTAACCGGCCAGCCCCCCTTCACCGGGGGGTATGAGACCGTGATCCATCAGCAGATCTTTCAGGTGCCCACCCCGCCAAAGCAGCTTAGGCCCGAGATTCCCCAGGTGCTTTCCGACCTGGTTTTGAAGATGCTGGAGAAGGACCCGGCCAAGCGCCCCTCCTTGGACGAGGTGATCCAGGGCCTTTCTGGCTCGTGGGAGGAGGAGCAGGGCCTGCCTCACCCCTTCTACCTGCTCTTGGGGGTGGAGGCCAAGAAGGGCACGGTGCGGCTTCTGGACCCTTCCGGTACCCCTGCCCGGCTTCTATCCGGCATTGGCTCCGGCCCGGGTTACTTCCCAGCTCCTCCCCTCTCCGTGGCCGCTGATGGGGAAGGGGGCATCTGGATCTCGGTTTTTGAGCACGGGGCCAGGCTCCTTCACCGCTTTTCCCCAGAAGGGGAGCTCCTCCTTTCCGCCGGGCCTTACGGCATGAAGCCTGGGGAGTTCCTCTTCCCCGTGGCCTTGGCGGTGGCCAACGGTAGCCTGTTCGTCTTGGACTCGGAGACCGCCACGGTGAGCCGGCTCGATTTGAAGGGGCAGTACCAGGAGCGCTTCGGGGGCCAAGGCCCAGGCCGGGGCACCTTCCAGGATCCCAAGGCCCTGGCGGCCACGCCGGAGTTCCTTTTCGTCCTGGACTACGGCAACCGCCAGGTGCAACGCCTGGCCCTGGATGGGCGTTACCTTTCCCGTTACGCTTTCCGCCGCTCCAAGGAAAGCGAGGAGCTAAGGCTTCTCGGTGGGGTAGGGGTGGAGGGGGAGAGGCTTTACCTCTACGATGTGGAGGCGGCCAAGGTGCGGGTGCTGGATCTGGCGGGATCCCTTCTCGCCTCCTACCCTCTGCCCCTGTTGGAGGGGGAGGACCGCATGAGCCTGGTGGAGCTCCTGCCCTTTGGGGACATCCTCTATGCGGCCAGGCGCGGGGCGAGCCGCATCCATCGCATAGACCTGAAGACCGGGGAGGTCCTGCCGCCCTTGGAGGTGTACGCTCCCGTGCGGGCCCTTGCCCTTTGGCGGAACCCGGCATGA
- a CDS encoding roadblock/LC7 domain-containing protein — MAYLESLAPFGVKRAVLTGLDGLVIEALGRGNPPAEVLAAELASLVRHMTPLAEALSGEVRRFTLATENHEILALRVGEYVLGAVIERGMDRKAVGQELTRIAFKVQNL; from the coding sequence ATGGCTTACCTAGAGAGCCTGGCCCCCTTTGGCGTCAAGAGGGCGGTACTCACGGGCCTGGACGGCCTGGTCATCGAGGCCTTGGGCCGGGGCAACCCCCCGGCGGAGGTCCTGGCGGCGGAGCTGGCCTCCCTGGTGCGGCACATGACCCCCTTGGCGGAAGCCCTCTCCGGGGAGGTGCGCCGCTTCACCCTGGCCACGGAAAACCACGAGATCCTGGCCCTAAGGGTAGGGGAGTACGTTTTAGGGGCAGTCATCGAGCGGGGCATGGACCGCAAGGCCGTGGGCCAGGAGTTAACCCGCATCGCCTTTAAGGTGCAGAACCTCTAA
- a CDS encoding MFS transporter: MKALRHKAFARLILSYLVSQVGSKVHRVALLVLVYLLTEKALWVSLTLGVQLLGTVVFSPLLSAWADTQDRKRLLVWSDLLRVPLVALIPLLGAKSLPILLLLVFLIELLRDLHDPIQNAVVPDLVPKEEVDEANSLILLADRLSEVLFVGAAGVLVAAVGPAFAFYLDAATYLASGLILSGLPSLKPQRLPKAGFFARVKEGIGHLVGHPALRRAVGTLFAAAAFGSVETALGVVLAIKWLKVGSAGFGFMEAAMALGAILGGLALPKLLGRVTREQLFLYSLLLFGFFEASVGLFPVFAWVLVAFFLGGFLNMAFIVPARSILQLNTPQEMRGRIFAAFGAVMNAAVLLGTMWGGALEGWMGAPRVFLLAGAMVSLAAGYTLLTGGIPAPREARQTQEA, encoded by the coding sequence ATGAAAGCGTTACGGCACAAGGCCTTCGCCCGCTTGATCCTTTCCTACCTGGTTTCCCAGGTGGGAAGCAAGGTGCACCGGGTGGCCCTTTTGGTCCTGGTCTACCTGCTCACGGAAAAGGCCCTCTGGGTCTCCCTCACCCTCGGGGTCCAGCTTCTGGGCACCGTGGTCTTCTCCCCCCTCCTTTCCGCCTGGGCCGACACCCAGGACCGCAAGCGGCTTCTCGTGTGGTCCGACCTCCTTCGGGTTCCCCTGGTAGCCCTCATCCCCCTTCTGGGAGCCAAAAGCCTTCCCATCCTGCTTCTTTTGGTCTTCCTAATTGAACTCCTACGGGACCTGCACGACCCCATCCAAAACGCCGTGGTCCCTGACCTGGTGCCCAAGGAGGAGGTGGATGAGGCCAACAGCCTGATTCTCCTGGCCGACCGTCTCTCCGAGGTGCTCTTCGTAGGGGCAGCAGGGGTGCTGGTGGCTGCCGTAGGCCCAGCCTTCGCCTTCTATCTGGATGCCGCCACCTACCTGGCCTCAGGGCTCATCCTGTCGGGCCTCCCTTCCCTAAAGCCTCAGAGGCTTCCCAAGGCAGGCTTCTTCGCCCGGGTGAAGGAGGGGATCGGTCACCTGGTGGGCCATCCCGCCCTCCGCCGGGCGGTGGGCACCTTGTTTGCGGCCGCCGCCTTCGGCTCGGTGGAAACCGCTTTGGGGGTGGTGCTGGCCATTAAGTGGCTCAAGGTGGGCTCGGCAGGTTTTGGCTTCATGGAAGCGGCCATGGCCCTGGGGGCCATCCTGGGGGGCCTGGCCCTGCCCAAGCTCCTGGGGCGCGTCACCAGGGAACAGCTTTTCCTGTACAGCTTGCTCCTCTTTGGCTTCTTTGAAGCCTCGGTGGGGCTTTTCCCCGTTTTCGCCTGGGTACTGGTCGCTTTCTTCTTGGGGGGCTTCCTCAACATGGCCTTCATCGTGCCCGCCCGTTCCATCCTGCAGCTCAACACCCCCCAGGAGATGCGGGGACGGATTTTCGCCGCTTTCGGTGCGGTGATGAACGCCGCCGTCCTCCTGGGCACCATGTGGGGCGGAGCCTTGGAGGGATGGATGGGAGCCCCCCGGGTCTTCCTGCTGGCAGGGGCCATGGTGAGCCTGGCGGCAGGCTACACCCTTCTCACCGGGGGCATTCCCGCACCCCGGGAGGCCCGCCAAACCCAAGAGGCCTGA
- the hemB gene encoding porphobilinogen synthase: MERPRRLRSPLLRPLVAEVELGPRHLVLPVFVKEGGEPEEVASMPGVFRQPLAHLPRLGEEVLKAGLGGVILFGVLPEEEKDSLGRGAYAEEGIVQRAIRLLKREVPELLVMADTCLCEYTDHGHCGVVREGPLGFYVDNDATLELLARTALSQAQAGADVVAPSAMMDGQVRAIREALDQGGFAHVPILSYAVKYASAFYGPFREAAGSAPQFGDRTGYQMDPRAGLWDALREAHLDDLEGADMLMVKPALPYLDVLFALKGRFSKPLFAYQVSGEYAMLKAASLKGWLDERRAVLESLYALRRAGAQGILTYYALEAARWLKEA; encoded by the coding sequence ATGGAGCGCCCAAGAAGGCTACGTTCTCCCCTTCTAAGGCCCTTGGTGGCGGAGGTGGAGCTTGGTCCGAGGCACCTGGTCCTGCCGGTCTTTGTGAAGGAGGGAGGGGAGCCGGAGGAGGTTGCCTCCATGCCCGGGGTATTTCGCCAGCCCCTGGCCCATCTTCCCCGGCTGGGGGAGGAGGTGCTTAAGGCGGGCCTGGGCGGGGTGATCCTCTTCGGGGTCTTGCCCGAGGAAGAAAAGGATTCCCTGGGGCGCGGGGCCTATGCGGAAGAGGGCATCGTTCAGCGGGCCATTCGGCTTCTGAAACGGGAGGTTCCCGAGCTTTTGGTCATGGCCGACACCTGCCTTTGCGAGTACACGGACCACGGCCACTGCGGGGTGGTGCGGGAAGGTCCTTTGGGGTTTTACGTGGACAACGATGCCACCTTGGAGCTTTTGGCCAGAACTGCCCTTTCCCAGGCCCAGGCGGGGGCGGATGTGGTGGCCCCCAGCGCCATGATGGATGGACAGGTTAGGGCCATCCGGGAGGCCTTGGACCAGGGGGGGTTCGCCCACGTGCCCATCCTCTCCTATGCGGTGAAGTACGCCTCCGCCTTTTACGGCCCCTTCCGGGAGGCGGCAGGGAGCGCCCCCCAGTTTGGGGACCGCACCGGTTACCAGATGGACCCCAGGGCAGGCCTCTGGGACGCTTTGAGGGAGGCGCACTTGGATGACCTCGAGGGGGCCGACATGCTCATGGTCAAGCCCGCCCTCCCTTACCTGGACGTGCTCTTCGCCCTCAAGGGGCGGTTTTCCAAGCCGCTTTTCGCCTACCAGGTTTCCGGAGAGTACGCCATGCTGAAGGCGGCAAGCCTTAAGGGGTGGCTGGACGAGCGGCGGGCGGTTTTGGAAAGCCTCTATGCCTTAAGGCGGGCCGGAGCCCAGGGAATCCTCACCTACTATGCCCTAGAGGCGGCCCGCTGGCTGAAAGAGGCTTAG
- a CDS encoding response regulator transcription factor: protein MRVLLVEDDPGVREALELGLSLEGHEVKATESPKEALSLLPWAEVVVLDVLLPERDGFSLLKDIRARSEVPVLMLTALDAVEWRVKGLKEGADDYLVKPYSLSELLARLEALWRRAHRGKEAPEVLAYKDLRLYPRRMEAFRGERRLSLPPKAFLLLKAFLESPEEVVSKEALMLRVWGEEVDPATLEVHLSLLRKALGEPNPIQTVRGYGYRLFLP from the coding sequence ATGAGGGTGCTTCTGGTGGAGGACGACCCAGGGGTGCGGGAGGCCTTGGAGCTTGGGCTTTCCCTCGAGGGGCACGAGGTCAAGGCCACGGAGAGCCCAAAAGAGGCCCTAAGCCTCCTTCCCTGGGCGGAGGTGGTGGTTTTGGATGTGCTTCTGCCCGAAAGGGATGGCTTTTCCCTGCTTAAGGATATCCGGGCTCGCTCGGAGGTGCCCGTGCTGATGCTCACCGCCTTGGATGCGGTGGAGTGGCGGGTGAAGGGCCTCAAGGAGGGGGCGGACGACTACCTGGTCAAGCCCTATAGCCTCTCCGAGCTCCTGGCCCGCCTCGAGGCCCTCTGGCGCCGCGCCCATAGGGGGAAGGAGGCCCCGGAGGTTTTGGCCTACAAGGACCTGAGGCTTTATCCCAGGCGCATGGAGGCTTTCCGGGGAGAGAGGAGGCTTTCCCTTCCCCCCAAGGCGTTCCTTCTCCTGAAGGCTTTTCTGGAGTCCCCGGAGGAGGTGGTTTCCAAGGAAGCCTTGATGCTCCGGGTCTGGGGGGAGGAGGTGGACCCCGCCACCTTGGAGGTGCACCTCTCCCTCTTAAGGAAGGCCCTGGGGGAGCC
- a CDS encoding YbaB/EbfC family nucleoid-associated protein, with translation MNLQKLLKEAQKAQKKAAEVQERLETMTVVGTAQGLVEVEANGHGKILAVRLKPEVLTSFQEDLEGLEDLLLVAIQDAQRKAHELSEKEMARELGGVGQMLGKLF, from the coding sequence ATGAACCTGCAGAAGCTCTTGAAGGAAGCGCAGAAAGCCCAGAAGAAGGCCGCCGAGGTGCAGGAAAGGTTGGAAACCATGACCGTGGTGGGCACGGCCCAGGGCCTGGTGGAGGTGGAGGCCAACGGGCACGGCAAGATCCTGGCGGTCCGCTTAAAGCCCGAGGTGCTAACGAGCTTCCAGGAGGACCTCGAGGGCCTGGAGGACCTCCTCCTGGTGGCCATCCAGGACGCCCAGAGGAAGGCCCACGAGCTTTCGGAGAAGGAAATGGCCCGGGAGCTGGGCGGCGTGGGGCAGATGCTGGGCAAGCTCTTCTAG
- a CDS encoding S9 family peptidase, whose product MEPEILFKLRFLSDLTPGPDGFPLFLLTDIQEGHPPRYRSRLALFDGTLRFLTQEEARKPRYAPPYIYFLRKVGEVQELFRLDLRGGEAERLTETPGVLDYALGPEGEVVFLALKEAPMPGSPRLYEGWPFKFDGRGLLPEGNVALYALEGGQKRLLLDRYPAPREMVPSPEGLYLVMAEDKGAQAEWRDTLFLLKEGRLQKVYGGFGPIFALEWSPEGLFFLGHAFERGGGTEARLYHLHGGEVRVLFEGSLQNSINSDLRYGAHTQGPRWAGNGVYIVRTEEGTGRLYRVGLEGKAEALPAEGSVLSFALTERGLFLLTEDFTHPARLWGPLGVYDPNEGVSLPLAEPIYTEWPSPEGHRVPGWVLLPEGQGPHPVILYIHGGPHTAFGRAPMLELQLFRQAGYAVVFANPRGSTGYGQDFALLQGEWGERDERDLLGFLDHVLARFPLDPGRVGVAGGSYGGYMVNWLTARHPGRFKAAVTDRSIANWFSFFGASDIGPRFTFMELIARPWERPEVLWEKSPLRHVHQVRTPTLVVHSEQDHRCPIDQGETWYTALLHLGVKARFFWVPEEGHELSRSGRPDRRIARLKAYLDWWRENL is encoded by the coding sequence ATGGAACCGGAAATCCTTTTCAAGCTCCGCTTCCTGTCGGACCTCACCCCTGGCCCCGATGGCTTCCCCCTTTTCCTACTGACCGATATCCAGGAGGGGCATCCACCCCGGTACCGCTCGAGGCTGGCCCTTTTTGACGGTACCTTGCGCTTTCTCACCCAGGAGGAAGCCAGAAAGCCCCGCTATGCCCCTCCTTACATCTACTTTCTGCGGAAGGTGGGGGAGGTCCAGGAGCTTTTCCGCCTGGACCTAAGGGGTGGGGAGGCGGAGAGGCTTACGGAAACCCCTGGGGTCTTGGACTACGCCCTGGGCCCTGAAGGGGAGGTGGTTTTCCTGGCCCTGAAGGAAGCTCCCATGCCGGGTAGCCCCCGCCTGTACGAGGGGTGGCCCTTCAAGTTTGACGGCCGGGGCCTCCTCCCCGAGGGGAATGTGGCCCTTTATGCCCTCGAGGGGGGGCAGAAGAGGCTTCTTCTGGACCGCTACCCCGCCCCCAGGGAGATGGTACCCTCCCCCGAAGGGCTCTACCTGGTGATGGCCGAGGACAAGGGGGCGCAGGCGGAGTGGCGGGATACCCTCTTCCTGCTTAAGGAGGGCAGGTTGCAAAAGGTCTACGGGGGCTTTGGCCCCATCTTTGCCCTGGAGTGGAGCCCGGAAGGGCTTTTCTTCCTGGGCCACGCCTTTGAACGGGGAGGGGGCACGGAGGCCCGGCTTTACCACCTGCATGGCGGGGAGGTTCGGGTTCTCTTTGAGGGTAGCCTGCAGAACTCCATCAACTCCGATCTCCGCTATGGGGCCCATACCCAAGGGCCCAGGTGGGCCGGGAATGGGGTCTATATCGTGCGCACAGAGGAGGGAACGGGAAGGCTTTACCGGGTGGGCCTCGAGGGGAAGGCCGAGGCCTTGCCCGCAGAGGGGAGCGTTCTCTCCTTTGCCCTTACCGAGCGTGGCCTCTTCCTCCTCACCGAGGACTTTACCCATCCGGCCCGGCTTTGGGGTCCCCTGGGGGTCTACGACCCCAACGAGGGGGTTTCCCTACCCCTGGCCGAGCCCATCTACACCGAGTGGCCGAGTCCGGAAGGGCACCGGGTGCCGGGGTGGGTCCTGCTTCCGGAAGGGCAAGGACCCCACCCGGTCATCCTGTACATCCACGGGGGACCCCACACTGCCTTCGGGCGGGCACCCATGCTGGAGCTCCAGCTCTTCCGCCAGGCGGGGTATGCGGTGGTCTTCGCTAATCCAAGGGGGTCCACCGGCTACGGCCAGGACTTCGCCCTGCTCCAGGGGGAATGGGGGGAGCGGGACGAGCGGGACCTCCTGGGCTTTTTGGACCACGTTCTGGCCCGCTTCCCCCTGGATCCTGGCCGCGTGGGGGTGGCAGGGGGAAGCTACGGGGGTTATATGGTGAACTGGCTCACCGCCCGCCACCCTGGTCGCTTCAAGGCGGCGGTCACCGACCGGAGCATCGCCAACTGGTTCAGCTTCTTCGGGGCCAGCGACATCGGTCCCCGCTTCACCTTCATGGAGCTTATAGCTAGGCCCTGGGAGAGGCCGGAAGTGCTTTGGGAGAAAAGCCCCTTGCGCCATGTCCACCAGGTGCGGACGCCCACCCTGGTGGTCCATTCCGAGCAGGACCACCGCTGCCCCATAGACCAGGGGGAAACCTGGTACACTGCCCTCCTCCACCTGGGGGTGAAGGCCCGCTTTTTCTGGGTACCCGAGGAGGGACACGAGCTTTCCCGCTCCGGCAGGCCAGACCGCCGGATCGCCCGGCTCAAGGCCTACTTGGACTGGTGGCGGGAAAACCTCTAG
- a CDS encoding roadblock/LC7 domain-containing protein, with translation MEELLQHLLDQVEGAFAAAIGTLDGLLVEGARRRRVDLEAAVAEHAALLRQAKAAYAGSLGTPRVHELLVGGHPVVGYVHVVRRAGPQPQGPVPRGKGHEELFLLLLMAPEANLGQARLQTAKVGEKLAEVAGWLT, from the coding sequence ATGGAGGAGCTTTTGCAACACCTCCTGGACCAGGTGGAGGGAGCCTTTGCCGCCGCCATCGGCACCCTGGACGGGCTCCTGGTGGAAGGAGCCAGGCGCAGGCGGGTGGACCTCGAGGCGGCTGTCGCAGAACACGCCGCCCTTTTGCGCCAGGCCAAGGCCGCCTACGCCGGAAGCCTGGGCACCCCCCGGGTGCACGAGCTTTTGGTGGGGGGCCACCCCGTGGTAGGCTATGTCCACGTGGTGCGGAGGGCAGGCCCACAACCCCAGGGACCCGTGCCTCGAGGCAAGGGACACGAGGAACTTTTCCTCCTTCTCCTCATGGCACCGGAAGCCAACCTGGGCCAGGCACGTTTGCAAACAGCCAAGGTGGGGGAAAAGCTGGCGGAGGTGGCGGGATGGCTTACCTAG
- a CDS encoding DUF3467 domain-containing protein → MSELKLDIQIDKDVALGRYTNLALIAHTKNEFILDFALLQPQGGAMVVSRVITSPQHAKALLRSLAENVARYEETFGPIPEPVAESQA, encoded by the coding sequence ATGAGCGAGCTAAAGCTGGACATCCAAATCGACAAGGACGTGGCCCTGGGCCGGTACACCAACCTGGCCCTCATCGCCCACACCAAGAACGAGTTCATCCTGGACTTCGCCTTGTTGCAACCCCAGGGCGGGGCCATGGTGGTCAGCCGGGTGATCACCAGCCCCCAACACGCCAAGGCCCTTCTCCGGAGCCTGGCGGAAAACGTGGCCCGGTACGAGGAAACCTTCGGCCCCATTCCCGAACCGGTGGCGGAAAGCCAGGCCTAA
- the recR gene encoding recombination mediator RecR, whose product MRYPESLLKLTRALSRLPGIGPKTAQKLSLYLAFHREEAEELERALAGFEALGVCRVCGNLAEGELCPICQDESRDRSVIAVVETVSDLFALERSGEFHGLYHVLGGALNPLEGVGPKELNLERLWARLSGVEEVVLATSMTVEGEATALFLAEELKRRGLKATRLAYGLPVGGSLEYVDEVTLGRALEGRKPL is encoded by the coding sequence ATGAGGTATCCTGAAAGCCTTCTCAAGCTCACCCGCGCCCTCTCCCGCCTACCCGGGATCGGCCCCAAAACCGCCCAGAAGCTCTCCCTTTACCTGGCCTTCCACCGGGAGGAGGCTGAGGAGCTGGAAAGGGCCTTGGCTGGCTTCGAGGCCTTGGGCGTCTGCCGGGTCTGCGGCAACCTGGCGGAGGGGGAGCTTTGCCCCATTTGCCAGGACGAAAGCCGGGACCGGTCGGTGATCGCCGTGGTGGAAACCGTCTCCGACCTCTTTGCCCTGGAACGGAGCGGGGAGTTCCACGGGCTTTACCACGTGCTGGGTGGGGCCTTGAACCCCTTGGAAGGGGTGGGTCCCAAGGAGCTCAACCTGGAAAGGCTCTGGGCTAGGCTTTCCGGGGTGGAGGAGGTGGTCTTGGCCACCTCCATGACCGTGGAGGGGGAGGCCACCGCCCTCTTCCTGGCGGAGGAGCTCAAACGCCGGGGGCTGAAGGCCACGCGCCTGGCCTACGGCCTCCCCGTGGGGGGGAGCCTAGAGTACGTGGACGAGGTAACCTTGGGCCGGGCCCTGGAGGGGAGGAAACCCCTTTAG